The sequence below is a genomic window from Candidatus Cloacimonadota bacterium.
AACCGACCTGCTAACTCCAGATCTCGCAACAATGCAGATGTATGACTGTATAGTCTGGTTCAGTGGCGAATGCTGGGGTTATTATGGTGATGACTGTATGACACCTGCTTCAGAAGCAAAAGTTGGAGATTATCTTGATGGTGGTGGAGCTCTCTTCTTCTCAGGTCAGGACTATTTGTGGGCGTCATACTCATCTGCTGGAACCTTGAACCCAGGTCAATTCCCATATGATTATCTCGGTCTCGCTTCAGTGAGTCAGGATGTATGGTATATTGAAGATCCTGATGTGCTCAGTGCGTCAGGTGTCACGGGTTCTTGTGCTGAAGGATATACTTTTACAGCCTCTGACGTCTTTACCACTGCAAAAGAAGGTTTGTATATTGACCGAATACTATCCTTTACAGCCGATGCAATGGGTCTTTTCCAGGTTGACAGTCCATCTCCAGTCGGAACGTGTGCAGCACAAAAAGATACTGGTGTGTTCAAATCAATCTTCACAACTCTTTCCTTTGCTGCAATCGATGATCCTACTACAGCTAATGATCTTTTCGGAGATATGTATGACTGGCTGACAAATGGTGGTGTCTCTGTTGATAATGGTCCTATTGTGAATAATTCTTTCACGAATTCACCCAATCCTTTCAACCAAACTACCACTATCAACTTCTCATTGAAGGAAGCAGCTCATGTTTCTGTGAATATATACAACATTAAAGGACAGCTTGTGAAGAGTCTTATAAATGAAGACGTACTCGCCAATGTTCATTCCGTCACCTGGAATGGAACAGACAATGCAGGTAATGACGTTCCTTCAGGAGTATACTTTACAAGAATCGTGAGTGATGATGTTGAAAATATTCACAAAGTAATGGTTGTTCGCTAAGGATTTTCTAACAAATATTAAGCCCGAGGAATATTCTTCGGGCTTTTTTTATATGCGCTTAAAACGTTTTTTCAGTTCCTCAAAAGTGATTTCAATAATGGTGGGACGTCCATGAGGGCAAAAGAAGGGGTTTTTACAGGCAAAAAGTCGATTGATCAGTTCAAGCATCTCTTTTTTGCTCAACTTTTGATGCAGCTTTATTGAAGCATGGCATGCGTATGATTTTGCAAGGGTGTCTCGGAAATCTCCATCAGGTGAGAATTCTTCCTCGATCTGTTTAAATATCTCTACGAGTATATCGCCTTTCTTCCAATCTTGAAGATCTTTTGGAATTTCTTCAACAATAATGGAATTACCGCTGAAAACCTTGATCTTGAATCCAACCTTAACAAACATGTCCCGGTATTCTTCGAGGAAATCCGGGATAACCTTTTGCAGATGTTTTGGAAGATCTATCACGAGAGGGAAGAGCAGCTTTTGACCGTCCAAACCCTTTTCGTTTTCCTCAAGACGCTTTTTAATCTTTTCATATTGAATGCGTTCATGGGCTGCATGCTGGTCAACAACAAGCATGCCGCTTTTGGTCTCGACGATAATAAAGGAATCATCGATCTGCCATGGATTAATGATCTCGGATTCTATGATTTTGTTTTTATTTTTTATTACATTATCTTCAAAAAGATACGAAAGCTGAACGTCTTTTTTTTGATGAACAAACAAATTCTGGGAATGGTCATAGTGCTCTGATGATTTCTTTGCTGATGAAGATTTTTCATATACAGATTCTATGGAAGACTCATTTGATTGTTCATGATTTGATG
It includes:
- a CDS encoding T9SS type A sorting domain-containing protein, with the protein product MGLFQVDSPSPVGTCAAQKDTGVFKSIFTTLSFAAIDDPTTANDLFGDMYDWLTNGGVSVDNGPIVNNSFTNSPNPFNQTTTINFSLKEAAHVSVNIYNIKGQLVKSLINEDVLANVHSVTWNGTDNAGNDVPSGVYFTRIVSDDVENIHKVMVVR